In Desulfovibrio aminophilus, the following proteins share a genomic window:
- the malQ gene encoding 4-alpha-glucanotransferase, producing the protein MIRGSGLLLHLTSLPTPYGVGDMGPEAHRFLDLLAKGGQRHWQMLPLGPTEPGLGNSPYSSYSVFAGHTLLVSPDLLREDGLLTGQDLENARLPVSPHADFDTATRVRRDLLWRAFERAETGLLDDPGFCRFLEDNARWLNDFALFMAAKRRFDGAAWNLWPEDLRLRREEALRRWGLELARDILFEKFCQNQFFRQWGRLKDRALELSVELVGDAPIYVTYDSADVWANQRLFKLDAQGAPTVVAGVPPDYFSATGQRWGNPVYDWQAAEDEGFSWWVARLRHNFGLFGRVRLDHFRAFAAYWEIDAAEATAVRGKWVFAPGEALFSRLREAAGEIPIIAEDLGVITPDVVELKNSLGFPGMHVLQFCFGPDLAHNPDAPHNQEQNSVVYVGTHDNNTARGWLRTDAGPGDKARLARYLGAEAREEDVSWALIRLAQACPANTAIITVQDLLSLDERGRMNTPGLANGNWSWRLLPGQLDESALLRLGELSAFYGRDGVEILRNDSYERSAAGLGANAAWG; encoded by the coding sequence ATGATTCGCGGCAGTGGTCTGCTCCTGCACCTCACTTCGCTGCCCACGCCCTACGGCGTTGGGGACATGGGGCCCGAGGCCCACCGCTTCCTCGACCTTCTGGCCAAGGGCGGGCAGCGCCACTGGCAGATGCTCCCCCTGGGCCCCACCGAGCCCGGCCTGGGCAACTCGCCCTACTCCTCCTACTCGGTCTTCGCCGGGCACACCCTGCTCGTGAGCCCGGACCTGCTGCGCGAGGACGGCCTGCTCACCGGCCAGGACCTGGAGAACGCCCGGCTGCCCGTGAGTCCCCACGCGGACTTCGACACCGCCACCCGGGTCCGCCGGGATCTGCTCTGGCGGGCCTTCGAGCGGGCCGAGACCGGGCTCCTGGACGACCCGGGCTTTTGCCGCTTCCTGGAGGACAACGCCCGCTGGCTCAACGACTTCGCCCTGTTCATGGCCGCCAAGCGGCGGTTCGACGGCGCGGCCTGGAACCTCTGGCCCGAGGACCTGCGCCTCCGGCGCGAGGAGGCCCTGCGCCGTTGGGGCCTGGAGCTGGCCCGGGACATCCTGTTCGAGAAGTTCTGCCAGAACCAGTTCTTCCGCCAGTGGGGACGGCTCAAGGACCGGGCCCTGGAGCTCTCCGTGGAGCTCGTGGGCGACGCCCCGATCTACGTGACCTACGACTCGGCGGACGTCTGGGCCAACCAGAGGCTCTTCAAGCTGGACGCCCAGGGCGCGCCCACGGTGGTGGCGGGCGTGCCGCCGGACTATTTCAGCGCCACGGGCCAGCGCTGGGGCAACCCGGTCTACGACTGGCAGGCCGCCGAGGACGAGGGGTTCTCCTGGTGGGTCGCCCGGCTGCGGCACAACTTCGGACTCTTCGGGCGGGTCCGCCTGGACCATTTCCGGGCCTTCGCGGCCTACTGGGAGATCGACGCGGCCGAGGCCACGGCCGTGCGCGGCAAATGGGTCTTCGCCCCGGGCGAGGCGCTCTTCTCCCGGCTGCGCGAGGCTGCCGGGGAGATTCCGATCATCGCCGAGGATCTGGGCGTGATCACCCCGGACGTGGTGGAGCTGAAGAACTCCCTCGGCTTCCCGGGCATGCACGTGCTCCAGTTCTGCTTCGGCCCGGACCTGGCCCACAACCCGGACGCGCCCCACAACCAGGAACAGAACAGCGTGGTCTACGTGGGCACCCACGACAACAACACGGCCCGGGGCTGGCTGCGCACCGATGCCGGGCCCGGCGACAAGGCCCGCCTGGCCCGCTACCTCGGCGCGGAGGCGCGCGAGGAGGACGTGTCCTGGGCGCTCATCCGGCTGGCCCAGGCCTGCCCGGCGAACACCGCCATCATCACGGTCCAGGACCTGCTCTCCCTGGACGAGCGCGGCCGCATGAACACCCCCGGCCTGGCCAACGGCAACTGGTCCTGGCGGCTTCTGCCGGGCCAGCTGGACGAGTCGGCGCTCCTGCGGCTGGGCGAGCTCTCGGCCTTCTACGGCCGCGACGGCGTGGAAATCCTGCGCAACGACTCCTACGAGCGCTCGGCCGCCGGACTGGGCGCGAACGCGGCCTGGGGCTGA
- the groES gene encoding co-chaperone GroES: MKLKPLNDRVLVKRLETEEKTAGGIIIPDTAQEKPQKGKVVAAGPGKIDEDGKEVKMSVKKGDVVLFSKYAGTEIKIDGEEHLIMREDDILAVFEK, translated from the coding sequence ATGAAGCTCAAACCGCTCAACGATCGCGTCCTGGTCAAGCGCCTGGAGACGGAGGAGAAGACCGCCGGAGGCATCATCATCCCCGACACCGCGCAGGAGAAGCCTCAGAAGGGCAAGGTCGTCGCCGCCGGTCCCGGCAAGATCGACGAGGACGGCAAGGAAGTGAAGATGTCGGTGAAGAAGGGCGATGTGGTCCTCTTCAGCAAGTACGCCGGCACCGAGATCAAAATCGACGGCGAGGAGCACCTCATCATGCGCGAGGACGACATCCTGGCCGTTTTCGAGAAATAA
- the groL gene encoding chaperonin GroEL (60 kDa chaperone family; promotes refolding of misfolded polypeptides especially under stressful conditions; forms two stacked rings of heptamers to form a barrel-shaped 14mer; ends can be capped by GroES; misfolded proteins enter the barrel where they are refolded when GroES binds): protein MPAKEIIFDAKAREKLKKGLDKLANAVKVTLGPKGRNVVIEKSFGSPVITKDGVTVAKEIELEDKFENMGAQMVKEVASKTSDVAGDGTTTATVLAQAVFSEGVKLVAAGRNPMAIKRGIDKAVDSIVAELSKIAKPTRDQKEIAQVGTISANNDATIGNIIAEAMSKVGKEGVITVEEAKSMETTLDVVEGMQFDRGYLSPYFVTNPEKMTAELENCLLLINEKKISNMKDLLPVLEQVAKMSKPLMIVAEDVDGEALATLVVNKLRGTLNVVAVKAPGFGDRRKAMLQDIAILTGGKVVSEDLGIKLENITLSDLGSAKRVVVDKENTTIVDGAGKNADIKARVAQIQAEIKETSSDYDREKLQERLAKLVGGVAVINVGAATETEMKEKKARVEDALNATRAAVEEGIVPGGGVALVRCSKVLDKVKPVDDDEAAGVAIIRRAIEEPLRQISGNAGFEGSVVVEKVREGGKDGFGFNAATAEYEDLIKAGVIDPKKVTRIALQNAASVAGLLLTTECAIAEKPEPKGAAPAMPAGMGGMGGMGGMY from the coding sequence ATGCCCGCCAAGGAAATCATCTTTGACGCCAAGGCCCGCGAGAAGCTGAAAAAGGGTCTGGACAAGCTGGCCAACGCCGTGAAGGTCACCCTGGGCCCCAAGGGCCGCAACGTGGTCATCGAGAAGAGCTTCGGCTCCCCGGTCATCACCAAGGACGGCGTGACCGTGGCCAAGGAGATCGAGCTCGAGGACAAGTTCGAGAACATGGGCGCCCAGATGGTCAAGGAAGTCGCCTCCAAGACCTCCGACGTGGCCGGCGACGGCACCACCACGGCGACCGTCCTGGCCCAGGCCGTGTTCAGCGAGGGCGTCAAGCTGGTGGCCGCCGGCCGCAACCCCATGGCCATCAAGCGCGGCATCGACAAGGCCGTGGACTCCATCGTGGCCGAGCTCTCCAAGATCGCCAAGCCCACCCGGGACCAGAAGGAGATCGCCCAGGTCGGCACCATCTCCGCCAACAACGACGCCACCATCGGCAACATCATCGCCGAGGCCATGAGCAAGGTCGGCAAGGAAGGCGTGATCACGGTCGAGGAAGCCAAGAGCATGGAGACCACCCTGGACGTGGTCGAGGGCATGCAGTTCGACCGCGGCTACCTCTCCCCCTACTTCGTGACCAATCCCGAGAAGATGACCGCCGAGCTGGAGAACTGCCTCCTGCTCATCAACGAGAAGAAAATCTCCAACATGAAGGACCTCCTGCCCGTTCTGGAGCAGGTGGCCAAGATGTCCAAGCCCCTGATGATCGTGGCCGAGGACGTGGACGGCGAGGCCCTGGCCACCCTGGTGGTCAACAAGCTGCGCGGCACCCTGAACGTAGTGGCCGTGAAGGCCCCGGGCTTCGGCGACCGCCGCAAAGCCATGCTCCAGGACATCGCCATCCTCACCGGCGGCAAGGTCGTGTCCGAGGACCTGGGCATCAAGCTTGAGAACATCACCCTCTCCGACCTCGGCTCGGCCAAGCGCGTGGTGGTGGACAAGGAAAACACCACCATCGTGGACGGCGCGGGCAAGAACGCCGACATCAAGGCCCGCGTGGCCCAGATCCAGGCCGAGATCAAGGAGACCAGCTCCGACTACGACCGCGAGAAGCTCCAGGAGCGCCTGGCCAAGCTCGTGGGCGGCGTTGCCGTGATCAACGTCGGCGCGGCCACCGAGACCGAGATGAAGGAGAAGAAGGCCCGCGTCGAGGACGCCCTGAACGCCACCCGCGCGGCCGTTGAGGAAGGCATCGTTCCCGGCGGCGGCGTGGCCCTGGTCCGCTGCTCCAAGGTGCTGGACAAGGTCAAGCCCGTGGACGACGACGAGGCCGCCGGCGTGGCCATCATCCGCCGCGCCATCGAGGAGCCCCTGCGCCAGATCTCCGGCAACGCCGGTTTCGAGGGCTCCGTGGTCGTGGAGAAGGTCCGCGAGGGCGGCAAGGACGGCTTCGGCTTCAACGCCGCCACCGCCGAGTACGAGGACCTCATCAAGGCCGGCGTCATCGACCCCAAGAAGGTGACCCGCATCGCCCTGCAGAACGCCGCTTCCGTGGCCGGTCTGCTGCTGACCACCGAGTGCGCCATCGCCGAGAAGCCGGAGCCCAAGGGCGCCGCTCCGGCCATGCCCGCCGGCATGGGCGGCATGGGTGGCATGGGCGGCATGTACTAG
- a CDS encoding PAS domain S-box protein: MNGTAPPAAAGSLLARTRIWVWAFIILSILVCGSIAWLHNRQGRDMARALDALDSIRIARVELSKGFLFASLGGDPELPFSREQGLVLIRQALGVLEEEGGALAAGDSTSMRILEQSMDRFQASLENWRAAGGRTAETETDLRIAFHDLERAADRLDAASRVELKRGAARGDLMFLVALAVAAGLLAIMSWAVLLALRARDRSDAALRDSEHRFRATFEQAAVGIAHVSLEGRWLRVNETLCRITGYSREELLERRFQDITHPDDLDTDLNRMAQLLEGRISTYTLEKRYIRKDGRTVWVNLTVALVRGDSGEPRYFISAVQDIEARKRAEEALRRSEARFRRLFDEVGAIAVRGYDESLRVVYWNAAGERLYGYVAAEALGRTLGELLRPSGPAALDAAEVRRRMAAGEPLPSGEQTLARRDGSSVTVFTSAVTQPRSEGGFDLFCLDVDLTELNKVKEELIRSKEAAEAASTAKSQFLATMSHEIRTPLNGVLGMLQLARTTELDEEQREYVDTAMTSAKGLLRLLSDILDISRIESGRMPLEVAGFDLAEVVQPVAAAFQREADIKSLGFSCSADVGGAARLAGDAGRIRQVLYNLVGNAIKYTENGEVALEVFTLPSRSDSEVAELHLHVADTGIGIPSDRLRDVFEIFTQVDGSFARRFGGAGLGLSIVRHLTRIMEGGVWLCSEEGVGTEAHVVLPLPLAEEEAQAFVAEEAEPSADGPAWRILVVEDDRVNLLAATSFLRKQGHEPVSAANGQEALEALAGERFDCVLMDVQMPIMDGLEATRRIRASGGEAFDPEVPVVALTAYAMPSDRELFLQAGMDDYVSKPVDMEHLRRVLERVMRRRVRRG, from the coding sequence ATGAACGGGACGGCTCCACCGGCGGCCGCCGGATCCCTGCTGGCTCGAACACGGATCTGGGTCTGGGCCTTCATCATCCTGTCGATCCTGGTCTGCGGCTCCATCGCCTGGCTCCACAACCGCCAGGGCCGGGACATGGCCCGGGCCCTGGACGCCCTGGACAGCATCCGCATCGCCCGGGTGGAGCTGTCCAAGGGCTTTCTGTTCGCCTCCCTGGGCGGCGACCCCGAGCTGCCCTTCAGCCGGGAGCAGGGCCTGGTCCTGATCCGCCAGGCCCTGGGCGTCCTGGAAGAGGAAGGGGGCGCGCTTGCGGCCGGGGATTCGACGTCCATGCGCATCCTCGAACAGAGCATGGACCGGTTCCAGGCCAGCCTGGAGAACTGGCGCGCGGCGGGCGGCCGGACGGCCGAGACGGAAACGGACCTGCGCATCGCCTTTCACGACCTGGAACGGGCTGCCGACCGCCTGGACGCGGCGAGCCGCGTCGAATTGAAGCGGGGAGCGGCGCGCGGCGACCTGATGTTCCTCGTGGCCCTGGCCGTGGCCGCCGGGCTGCTCGCCATCATGAGCTGGGCCGTGCTCCTCGCCCTGCGGGCCCGTGACCGCTCGGACGCCGCCCTGCGGGACAGCGAACACCGTTTTCGGGCCACCTTCGAGCAGGCGGCGGTGGGCATCGCCCACGTCTCGCTGGAAGGCCGTTGGCTGCGGGTCAACGAGACGCTCTGCCGCATCACGGGCTACTCCCGCGAGGAACTGCTGGAGCGCCGGTTCCAGGACATCACCCATCCCGACGACCTGGACACGGACCTGAACCGCATGGCGCAGCTCCTGGAAGGGCGGATCAGCACCTACACCCTGGAGAAACGATACATCCGCAAGGACGGCCGCACCGTCTGGGTGAACCTCACCGTGGCCCTGGTGCGTGGCGATTCCGGCGAGCCGCGTTACTTCATTTCGGCCGTCCAGGACATCGAGGCGCGCAAGCGGGCCGAGGAGGCCCTGCGCCGGAGCGAGGCCCGCTTCCGCCGCCTGTTCGACGAGGTGGGAGCCATCGCCGTGCGCGGCTATGACGAGAGCCTGCGGGTCGTGTACTGGAACGCCGCCGGGGAGCGGCTCTACGGCTATGTCGCCGCCGAGGCGCTGGGCAGGACCCTTGGGGAGCTGCTCCGGCCCAGCGGACCGGCGGCCCTGGACGCGGCCGAGGTGCGCCGCCGCATGGCCGCCGGGGAACCCCTGCCCTCGGGCGAGCAGACCCTGGCGCGCAGGGACGGCTCCAGCGTGACCGTGTTCACCAGCGCGGTGACGCAGCCCCGGAGCGAGGGCGGGTTCGACCTGTTCTGCCTGGACGTGGACCTCACCGAACTGAACAAGGTCAAGGAGGAGCTCATCCGCTCCAAGGAGGCGGCCGAGGCCGCCAGCACGGCCAAGTCCCAGTTCCTGGCCACCATGAGCCACGAGATACGGACCCCGCTCAACGGCGTGCTCGGCATGCTCCAACTGGCCAGGACCACGGAACTGGACGAGGAGCAGCGGGAATACGTGGACACCGCCATGACCTCCGCCAAGGGCCTGCTGCGCCTGCTCTCGGACATCCTGGACATCTCGCGCATCGAGTCCGGCCGCATGCCGCTGGAGGTGGCCGGCTTCGACCTGGCCGAGGTGGTCCAACCCGTGGCCGCCGCCTTTCAGCGCGAGGCCGACATCAAGAGCCTGGGCTTCTCCTGCTCCGCCGACGTGGGCGGAGCGGCGAGGCTGGCGGGTGACGCGGGCAGAATCCGCCAAGTGCTCTACAACCTGGTGGGCAACGCCATCAAGTACACAGAAAATGGCGAGGTGGCGCTGGAGGTCTTCACCCTGCCGTCGCGCTCCGACTCCGAAGTCGCCGAACTGCACCTGCATGTGGCGGACACCGGCATCGGCATTCCCTCCGACCGGCTGCGCGACGTGTTCGAGATCTTCACCCAGGTGGACGGCTCCTTCGCCCGCCGCTTCGGCGGCGCGGGGCTGGGCCTGAGCATCGTCCGCCACCTGACGCGCATCATGGAAGGAGGCGTTTGGCTGTGCAGCGAGGAGGGAGTGGGCACCGAGGCCCACGTGGTCCTGCCCCTGCCCCTGGCCGAGGAGGAGGCCCAGGCCTTTGTGGCGGAGGAGGCGGAGCCCTCCGCCGACGGCCCGGCCTGGCGCATCCTGGTGGTGGAGGACGACCGGGTCAACCTTCTCGCGGCCACGAGTTTTCTGCGCAAGCAGGGGCACGAGCCCGTGAGCGCGGCCAACGGCCAGGAGGCGCTGGAGGCCCTGGCGGGCGAACGTTTCGACTGCGTGCTCATGGACGTGCAGATGCCGATCATGGACGGCCTGGAGGCCACCCGCCGCATCCGGGCCTCGGGCGGGGAGGCCTTCGACCCGGAGGTCCCGGTGGTCGCGCTCACGGCCTACGCCATGCCCAGCGACCGGGAGTTGTTCCTCCAGGCCGGGATGGACGACTATGTCTCCAAACCCGTGGACATGGAGCACCTGCGGCGGGTCCTGGAGCGGGTCATGCGCCGCCGGGTCCGGCGGGGCTGA
- a CDS encoding transporter substrate-binding domain-containing protein: protein MRRSPGKWLPLAVVAVLALAGAALWLGRADPSLERARVSGVLRVGYAVEAPYAFLSAQGEVTGESPEVARTIASRLGIQRVEWRQAEFGVLIAELLSGRVDMIAAGMFITPERARRVSFSEPTFHVQPALLVPRGNPRGIHSYSQALALRPVRVAVLAGAIEETLLKGLGASESQLAAVPDALTGRVAVESGYADGLALSSPTVRWMELRDELGRTETARPFTAPHAYRIAGLGYGAFVFRKEDRTLLAAWNRELKAFIGGPEHQALVARFGFGEAELPGATTTKDILGR, encoded by the coding sequence ATGAGACGTTCGCCGGGCAAGTGGCTTCCGTTGGCGGTCGTGGCCGTTTTGGCCCTGGCCGGTGCGGCGCTCTGGCTCGGGCGGGCCGATCCCTCGCTGGAGCGCGCGCGGGTCTCCGGCGTTCTGCGCGTGGGCTACGCCGTGGAAGCGCCCTACGCCTTTCTCTCCGCCCAGGGCGAAGTCACGGGCGAGTCCCCGGAGGTGGCCCGGACCATCGCCTCCCGGCTCGGCATCCAACGCGTCGAATGGCGGCAGGCGGAGTTCGGAGTCCTCATCGCCGAACTCCTGAGCGGGCGGGTGGACATGATCGCGGCGGGCATGTTCATCACCCCGGAACGCGCCCGGCGGGTCTCCTTTTCCGAGCCGACCTTCCATGTGCAGCCCGCGCTGCTCGTGCCCCGGGGCAACCCGCGCGGCATCCATTCCTACTCCCAGGCCCTGGCCCTGCGGCCGGTCCGCGTGGCGGTGCTCGCCGGCGCGATCGAGGAGACGCTCCTCAAGGGCCTCGGCGCATCGGAATCCCAGCTGGCCGCGGTTCCCGACGCGCTCACCGGCCGGGTGGCCGTGGAGTCGGGCTATGCCGACGGCTTGGCCCTGTCCTCTCCCACGGTCCGCTGGATGGAGTTGCGCGACGAGCTGGGCCGGACCGAGACGGCGCGGCCGTTCACCGCGCCCCATGCCTACCGGATCGCCGGGCTGGGATACGGGGCCTTTGTTTTCCGCAAGGAGGACAGGACCCTGCTGGCGGCCTGGAATCGTGAACTGAAGGCCTTCATCGGCGGCCCGGAGCATCAGGCCCTGGTGGCCCGTTTCGGCTTCGGCGAGGCCGAGCTGCCCGGGGCCACGACCACGAAGGACATCCTCGGGCGATGA
- a CDS encoding lipopolysaccharide assembly protein LapB, whose product MSASSKTVKEFIARSKSYIQRNDYLRTLKALCQALELLQGSQIFGRERFEVNVLLDEALRDLSGMKQIKRVFPQGIHYEKGQEKALWRTLTRMHDKLEAAIEKLRVEKIRSQKLELDEMLIKAQEFLVKKEPLEARKLFRKASELYPEEKNLPVDIGNRLMMAGLFVEALEYFKRGMEVDSSDPRPYQFSIICHEAVGELDKAEEVVKETLRRFGGNESIYLRMAKLALQKRQWSEAYDAVAQVLQINPTNQDGMKILKQVGPRIFGAGFDPAKSIPGKAPRGGGEAAPTAPARAPGAPIKLEL is encoded by the coding sequence ATGTCGGCCAGTTCCAAGACGGTCAAGGAATTCATCGCCAGGTCCAAGTCCTACATCCAGCGCAACGACTACCTTCGCACGCTCAAGGCCCTGTGCCAGGCCCTGGAACTGCTCCAGGGCAGCCAGATATTCGGCCGCGAACGCTTCGAGGTGAACGTGCTCCTGGACGAGGCCCTGCGCGACCTCTCCGGCATGAAGCAGATCAAGCGCGTCTTCCCCCAGGGCATCCACTATGAGAAGGGCCAGGAAAAGGCCCTCTGGCGCACGCTCACCCGCATGCACGACAAGCTCGAGGCGGCCATCGAGAAGCTTCGGGTGGAGAAGATCCGTTCCCAGAAGCTCGAGCTGGACGAGATGCTCATCAAGGCCCAGGAGTTCCTGGTCAAGAAGGAGCCCCTGGAGGCGCGCAAGCTGTTCCGCAAGGCCTCCGAGTTGTACCCGGAGGAGAAGAACCTGCCCGTGGACATCGGCAACCGCCTGATGATGGCCGGGCTCTTCGTGGAGGCCCTGGAATATTTCAAGCGCGGCATGGAGGTCGATTCCTCCGATCCCAGGCCCTACCAGTTCTCGATCATCTGCCACGAGGCCGTGGGCGAGCTGGACAAGGCCGAGGAAGTGGTCAAGGAGACCCTGCGGCGCTTCGGCGGCAACGAGAGCATCTACCTGCGCATGGCCAAGCTGGCCCTGCAGAAGCGCCAATGGTCCGAAGCCTACGATGCCGTGGCCCAGGTGCTCCAGATCAACCCCACCAACCAGGACGGCATGAAGATCCTCAAGCAGGTCGGGCCGCGCATCTTCGGCGCAGGCTTCGACCCCGCCAAGTCCATACCCGGCAAGGCTCCCAGGGGCGGCGGCGAGGCGGCTCCCACGGCCCCGGCCCGGGCTCCGGGCGCGCCCATCAAGCTCGAACTCTAG
- a CDS encoding Mut7-C ubiquitin/RNAse domain-containing protein: protein MGAANEVLLEFAGDLASLVRRPGGVAVRYALERRASVKDALEALGVPHTEVYGLFVDGAAVDFGHLLEPGQRVRVEPAAPPVDVAAPTLLRPRALPGLRFLVDENVAKLAPLLRALGFDAARDRRAGDARIARQAAAEGRVVLSRDRALLKRSAIAWGRLVRAAMPLEQLAEVLGLFGVREAPAPFSRCLRCNLELAAVAKRDVLPRLEPKTRLYYDEFSICPGCGRIYWRGSHQEHMRAALRGAGVVLPG from the coding sequence ATGGGCGCAGCCAACGAGGTTCTTCTGGAGTTCGCGGGCGACCTGGCCTCCCTGGTCCGGCGGCCCGGCGGCGTGGCCGTGCGCTACGCCCTGGAGCGCCGGGCCTCGGTGAAGGACGCCCTGGAGGCCCTGGGCGTGCCCCACACGGAGGTCTACGGGCTGTTCGTCGACGGCGCGGCCGTGGACTTCGGGCATCTCCTGGAGCCGGGGCAGCGCGTGCGGGTGGAGCCCGCCGCTCCGCCGGTGGACGTGGCCGCGCCCACCTTGCTGCGGCCCCGGGCCTTGCCCGGGTTGCGCTTTTTGGTGGACGAGAACGTGGCCAAGCTGGCCCCTTTGCTGCGGGCCCTGGGCTTCGACGCGGCCCGCGACCGCCGCGCGGGCGACGCCCGCATCGCCCGCCAGGCCGCCGCGGAGGGCCGGGTGGTCCTCTCCCGGGACCGGGCTCTGCTCAAGCGCTCGGCCATTGCCTGGGGCCGTCTGGTGCGGGCGGCCATGCCCCTGGAGCAGTTGGCCGAGGTGCTCGGCCTGTTCGGGGTCCGCGAGGCCCCGGCGCCCTTCAGCCGTTGCCTGCGCTGCAACCTGGAGCTGGCGGCGGTGGCCAAGCGGGACGTGTTGCCCCGCCTGGAGCCCAAGACCCGCCTGTACTATGACGAGTTCAGCATCTGCCCGGGCTGTGGGCGGATCTACTGGCGCGGTTCGCACCAGGAGCACATGCGCGCCGCGCTGCGTGGCGCGGGCGTGGTTTTGCCCGGCTGA
- the pgm gene encoding phosphoglucomutase (alpha-D-glucose-1,6-bisphosphate-dependent), whose product MPLHPLAGKPAPRDLLANIPRLVAAYYALSPDPAEPTHAVSFGTSGHRGSSQRHSFNEAHILAITQAIVEQRAARGVTGPLFLGMDTHALSEPALMTALEVLAAGGVETRIQAGRGYTPTPVISHAILTHNRGRTSGLADGIVITPSHNPPEDGGFKYNPPEGGPADAASTKAIQDRANELLRGGLAGVRRMPFERALKAPGVSEYDYVGPYVADLENILDLGPAAAAGLSIGVDPLGGSGVAFWDPIAERYGLKLEVVNRAVDPTFSFMTVDKDGKIRMDCSSPQAMASLIAHRDRFDVAFGNDPDFDRHGIVTRGSGLLNPNHYLAVAVDYLFRGRPGWSPSAAVGKTLVSSSLIDRVAARLGRSLREVPVGFKWFVDGLLDGSLGFGGEESAGASFLRKDGTVWTTDKDGIIMDLLAVEITAATGRDPDEIYGDLTRDLGAPLYERMDVACTREQKAAFASLTPEMVAASELAGEPISAKLTRAPGNDKPFGGLKVCTDNGWFAARPSGTEDVYKIYAESFLGPDHLKRLQDEARDMVRKAFAAAGA is encoded by the coding sequence ATGCCCCTGCATCCCCTGGCCGGGAAACCGGCTCCACGCGACCTGCTGGCCAACATCCCCCGCCTGGTGGCGGCCTACTACGCCCTGTCCCCGGACCCGGCCGAGCCGACCCACGCGGTGTCCTTCGGCACCTCCGGCCACCGGGGCTCGTCCCAGCGCCATTCCTTCAACGAGGCCCACATCCTGGCCATCACCCAGGCCATCGTGGAGCAACGCGCGGCCCGGGGCGTCACCGGCCCCCTGTTCCTGGGCATGGATACCCACGCCCTGTCCGAGCCCGCGCTGATGACCGCCCTGGAGGTCCTGGCGGCCGGGGGCGTGGAGACGCGCATCCAGGCCGGGCGCGGCTACACCCCGACGCCGGTGATCTCCCACGCCATTTTGACCCACAACCGGGGCCGGACCTCCGGTCTGGCCGACGGAATCGTCATCACGCCCTCGCACAACCCACCCGAGGACGGCGGCTTCAAGTACAACCCGCCAGAGGGCGGACCGGCCGACGCGGCCAGCACCAAGGCCATCCAGGACCGGGCCAACGAACTCCTGCGCGGCGGGCTCGCGGGCGTGCGGCGCATGCCCTTCGAGCGGGCCCTGAAGGCCCCGGGCGTCAGCGAGTACGACTACGTGGGGCCCTACGTGGCCGACCTGGAGAACATCCTGGACCTCGGCCCGGCGGCCGCAGCCGGGCTGTCCATCGGCGTGGACCCCCTGGGCGGCTCGGGCGTGGCCTTCTGGGATCCCATCGCGGAACGCTATGGCCTCAAGCTCGAGGTGGTCAACCGGGCCGTGGACCCGACCTTCTCCTTCATGACCGTGGACAAGGACGGCAAGATCCGCATGGACTGCTCCTCGCCCCAGGCCATGGCCTCGCTCATCGCCCACCGCGACCGCTTCGACGTGGCCTTCGGCAACGACCCGGACTTCGACCGCCACGGCATCGTCACGCGCGGCTCGGGCCTGCTCAACCCCAACCACTACCTGGCCGTGGCCGTGGACTATCTCTTCCGCGGCCGCCCCGGCTGGAGCCCCTCGGCGGCCGTGGGCAAGACCCTGGTCTCCAGTTCGCTCATCGACCGCGTGGCCGCGCGCCTGGGCCGGAGTCTGCGCGAGGTGCCCGTGGGCTTCAAGTGGTTCGTGGACGGCCTGCTGGACGGCTCCCTCGGCTTCGGCGGCGAGGAGTCGGCCGGGGCCTCGTTCCTGCGCAAGGACGGCACGGTCTGGACCACGGACAAGGACGGCATCATCATGGACCTCCTGGCCGTGGAGATCACCGCCGCCACCGGCCGCGACCCCGACGAGATCTACGGCGACCTGACCCGCGACCTCGGCGCCCCGCTCTACGAGCGCATGGACGTGGCCTGCACCCGGGAGCAGAAGGCGGCCTTCGCCTCCCTGACCCCGGAGATGGTCGCGGCCTCGGAACTGGCCGGGGAGCCCATCAGCGCCAAACTCACCCGGGCCCCGGGCAACGACAAACCCTTCGGTGGGCTCAAGGTGTGCACGGACAACGGCTGGTTCGCGGCCCGGCCCTCGGGCACGGAGGACGTGTACAAGATCTACGCCGAGAGCTTCCTCGGCCCGGACCACCTCAAGCGCCTCCAGGACGAGGCCAGGGACATGGTGCGCAAGGCCTTCGCCGCCGCCGGGGCCTGA